The following proteins come from a genomic window of Carassius auratus strain Wakin chromosome 18, ASM336829v1, whole genome shotgun sequence:
- the LOC113118230 gene encoding ribitol-5-phosphate xylosyltransferase 1 isoform X2 produces MRFLRRKITIIIILAYAIFSLYAAYNVFFNKRVISRVHRVVKKGYVIIDNGKAGEEEWNPWEEDERAYSLIQQKRRDAFRSYQEHAAKNKPKTYKVQIWGKAAIGLYLWEHILEGPLNPQDKSSQWREGEVQSGKINFSFYTGPAVVQGHVSLDTDSVVLVLNGREQQKISYSIQWLQHVQGLVQMHSVSRVAVVLLGNEQCNNDWISPYLKRHGGFVDLLFLVYDSPWVNDKDIFQWPLGVATYRHFPVVTLSGQMVKTARPYLCNFLGTMYKNSSRETLMGVLKQNGLEKDCLMHVREKWVPQETADTSRQYQMALAQSDLTLCPVGVNTECYRIYEACAYGSVPVVEDVLTPGACAAGNRSPLRLLKDAGAPFIFLKDWRELPAVLQREREMSQEEKTERRMRVLEWYGGLRQQMKDKFTEVLEDGFFKTT; encoded by the exons ATGAGATTTTTACGCCGGAAAATAACGATAATAATTATTCTGGCTTATGCAATATTTTCGTTGTATGCCGCGTATAATGTATTTTTCAACAAGAGGGTTATTTCTCGCGTTCATCGCGTGGTAAAAAAGGGCTATGTGATTATAG ATAATGGGAAAGCAGGAGAGGAAGAGTGGAACCCATGGGAAGAGGATGAGCGCGCGTATTCATTAATTCAGCAGAAGCGGAGAGATGCCTTCAGATCATACCAAGAACATGCTGCTAAGAACAAGCCAAAAACATATAAAGTTCAGATCTGGGGCAAAGCGGCCATTG GACTTTATTTGTGGGAACATATTTTAGAAGGGCCTCTCAACCCACAAGACAAATCCAGCCAATGGAGAGAAGGAGAAGTTCAGTCAGGGAAGATCAATTTCAG TTTCTACACAGGACCAGCAGTGGTCCAGGGGCACGTTTCTCTCGACACAGACAGTGTGGTGTTGGTTTTGAATGGCCGTGAGCAGCAGAAGATCTCTTACTCCATCCAGTGGCTGCAGCACGTCCAGGGTCTGGTGCAGATGCACTCTGTATCTCGGGTTGCTGTGGTTCTTCTGGGCAACGAGCAGTGCAATAATGACTGGATCAGTCCTTACCTTAAGAGGCACGGTGGGTTTGTGGACCTGCTCTTTCTTGTGTACGACAGTCCTTGGGTAAATGATAAAGACATCTTCCAGTGGCCACTGGGTGTTGCCAC ATACAGGCATTTCCCTGTAGTCACACTAAGCGGTCAGATGGTGAAAACTGCTAGACCATATCTCTGCAACTTTCTCGGGACTATGTACAAAAACTCCTCCAGGGAAACTCTCATGGGCGTCCTAAAGCAGAACGGCTTGGAGAAAGATTGCCTCATGCATGTTAGAGAGAA GTGGGTTCCTCAAGAGACAGCAGACACTTCCAGACAGTACCAGATGGCATTAGCACAAAGTGACCTCACTCTTTGTCCAGTGGGAGTGAACACAGAGTGCTACCGCATCTATGAAGCCTGTGCCTATGGCTCTGTGCCCGTGGTGGAGGACGTCCTGACTCCAGGGGCCTGTGCGGCTGGTAACCGGTCCCCGCTCCGACTACTTAAAGATGCAGGAGCACCCTTCATCTTCCTCAAAGACTGGAGGGAGCTGCCTGCCgtcctgcagagagagagagagatgagccaGGAGGAAAAAACAGAGAGGAGGATGAGAGTGCTGGAGTGGTACGGTGGCTTACGTCAGCAGATGAAGGACAAATTCACAGAGGTGTTGGAAGATGGCTTTTTCAAAACCACCTAA
- the LOC113118230 gene encoding ribitol-5-phosphate xylosyltransferase 1 isoform X1, translating into MRFLRRKITIIIILAYAIFSLYAAYNVFFNKRVISRVHRVVKKGYVIIDNGKAGEEEWNPWEEDERAYSLIQQKRRDAFRSYQEHAAKNKPKTYKVQIWGKAAIGLYLWEHILEGPLNPQDKSSQWREGEVQSGKINFSFYTGPAVVQGHVSLDTDSVVLVLNGREQQKISYSIQWLQHVQGLVQMHSVSRVAVVLLGNEQCNNDWISPYLKRHGGFVDLLFLVYDSPWVNDKDIFQWPLGVATYRHFPVVTLSGQMVKTARPYLCNFLGTMYKNSSRETLMGVLKQNGLEKDCLMHVRENKCFFVIRWVPQETADTSRQYQMALAQSDLTLCPVGVNTECYRIYEACAYGSVPVVEDVLTPGACAAGNRSPLRLLKDAGAPFIFLKDWRELPAVLQREREMSQEEKTERRMRVLEWYGGLRQQMKDKFTEVLEDGFFKTT; encoded by the exons ATGAGATTTTTACGCCGGAAAATAACGATAATAATTATTCTGGCTTATGCAATATTTTCGTTGTATGCCGCGTATAATGTATTTTTCAACAAGAGGGTTATTTCTCGCGTTCATCGCGTGGTAAAAAAGGGCTATGTGATTATAG ATAATGGGAAAGCAGGAGAGGAAGAGTGGAACCCATGGGAAGAGGATGAGCGCGCGTATTCATTAATTCAGCAGAAGCGGAGAGATGCCTTCAGATCATACCAAGAACATGCTGCTAAGAACAAGCCAAAAACATATAAAGTTCAGATCTGGGGCAAAGCGGCCATTG GACTTTATTTGTGGGAACATATTTTAGAAGGGCCTCTCAACCCACAAGACAAATCCAGCCAATGGAGAGAAGGAGAAGTTCAGTCAGGGAAGATCAATTTCAG TTTCTACACAGGACCAGCAGTGGTCCAGGGGCACGTTTCTCTCGACACAGACAGTGTGGTGTTGGTTTTGAATGGCCGTGAGCAGCAGAAGATCTCTTACTCCATCCAGTGGCTGCAGCACGTCCAGGGTCTGGTGCAGATGCACTCTGTATCTCGGGTTGCTGTGGTTCTTCTGGGCAACGAGCAGTGCAATAATGACTGGATCAGTCCTTACCTTAAGAGGCACGGTGGGTTTGTGGACCTGCTCTTTCTTGTGTACGACAGTCCTTGGGTAAATGATAAAGACATCTTCCAGTGGCCACTGGGTGTTGCCAC ATACAGGCATTTCCCTGTAGTCACACTAAGCGGTCAGATGGTGAAAACTGCTAGACCATATCTCTGCAACTTTCTCGGGACTATGTACAAAAACTCCTCCAGGGAAACTCTCATGGGCGTCCTAAAGCAGAACGGCTTGGAGAAAGATTGCCTCATGCATGTTAGAGAGAA CAAGTGTTTTTTTGTCATCAGGTGGGTTCCTCAAGAGACAGCAGACACTTCCAGACAGTACCAGATGGCATTAGCACAAAGTGACCTCACTCTTTGTCCAGTGGGAGTGAACACAGAGTGCTACCGCATCTATGAAGCCTGTGCCTATGGCTCTGTGCCCGTGGTGGAGGACGTCCTGACTCCAGGGGCCTGTGCGGCTGGTAACCGGTCCCCGCTCCGACTACTTAAAGATGCAGGAGCACCCTTCATCTTCCTCAAAGACTGGAGGGAGCTGCCTGCCgtcctgcagagagagagagagatgagccaGGAGGAAAAAACAGAGAGGAGGATGAGAGTGCTGGAGTGGTACGGTGGCTTACGTCAGCAGATGAAGGACAAATTCACAGAGGTGTTGGAAGATGGCTTTTTCAAAACCACCTAA
- the LOC113118231 gene encoding cytochrome b-c1 complex subunit Rieske, mitochondrial, with protein sequence MMSLPARLGALSPYLQACGPLKALLPGAVNTEVLVKSAVCGHFGARLAHTDIKIPDFSDYRRVEVLDPKKPSQESGDARRAFSYLVTGSTAVVGVYAAKTVVTQFVSSMSASADVLALSKIEIKLSDIPEGKNMTFKWRGKPLFVRHRTEKEIAAEQSVDLSELRDPQHDKDRVTNPTWVIVIGVCTHLGCVPIANAGDYGGYYCPCHGSHYDASGRIRKGPAPLNLEVPYYEFQDEDTVIVG encoded by the exons ATGATGTCCCTGCCCGCTCGTTTGGGGGCTTTGTCCCCTTACCTGCAGGCTTGTGGCCCCCTGAAAGCTTTACTTCCCGGAGCAGTGAATACAGAAGTGCTGGTGAAGTCTGCTGTATGCG GCCATTTCGGAGCACGTCTGgctcacactgacatcaaaatcCCTGACTTCTCTGACTATCGTCGTGTTGAGGTGTTGGATCCCAAGAAGCCCTCTCAGGAAAGCGGTGATGCTAGACGGGCCTTCTCTTACCTGGTGACTGGATCCACTGCTGTGGTGGGTGTGTATGCAGCCAAAACGGTCGTGACCCAATTCGTGTCCTCAATGAGTGCCTCTGCTGATGTCTTGGCCCTGTCCAAAATCGAGATCAAGTTGTCCGACATTCCAGAAGGGAAAAACATGACCTTCAAGTGGAGAGGCAAGCCTCTGTTTGTTCGCCACAGAACAGAGAAGGAGATCGCAGCCGAGCAGAGCGTAGATCTCTCAGAGCTCCGGGACCCCCAGCATGACAAAGACCGCGTCACCAACCCCACCTGGGTCATCGTCATTGGGGTCTGCACTCATCTCGGCTGTGTCCCAATCGCCAATGCCGGTGATTACGGCGGGTACTACTGCCCCTGCCACGGGTCACATTATGATGCTTCAGGAAGGATCAGGAAAGGACCTGCACCTCTCAACTTGGAGGTGCCTTATTATGAGTTTCAGGATGAGGATACTGTAATTGTTGGATAA
- the LOC113118232 gene encoding protein C19orf12 homolog: protein MPPRIDDVMNLCCELSANHQVKTAVKQSGRGAAAAGGLAFAGGLLGGPLGIAVGGAVGGLIGCWMTSGQFKPLPQVIMELTPDQQRRLREDIVNILGSITWTDVAQLTALVMGNATLQQQVTAALLSYIQKELQAEVHYVD from the exons ATGCCGCCACGCATTGATGACGTAATGAACCTGTGTTGTGAGCTGTCCGCAAATCATCAAGTAAAAACAGCGGTGAAGCAGTCTGGAAGAGGAGCAGCGGCCGCTGGTGGTCTGGCTTTCGCAGGGGGCTTACTAGGGGGTCCATTGGGAATTGCAGTGG GTGGGGCTGTTGGTGGACTGATTGGATGCTGGATGACAAGCGGACAGTTTAAACCTCTACCTCAGGTTATCATGGAGCTGACACCTGACCAGCAGCGCAGACTCCGTGAGGATATTGTAAACATTTTAGGCTCAATAACATGGACTGATGTTGCACAGCTGACTGCCCTTGTGATGGGAAACGCCACACTACAGCAGCAAGTGACCGCTGCTCTTCTGAGCTATATACAAAAGGAacttcaagctgaagtgcattATGTAGACTGA
- the LOC113118229 gene encoding uncharacterized protein LOC113118229, with translation MFPACSGSYQMLCTEISGSLDIMTVLKTETAALAGMSENLWLEKACAHLIPALPLWIIEYAWTKRMMEVLEALGPPLWLEGDWHLLTIEEHCRIRVGAAEVWRIVQARDIKHFDRVTEFLDVTYTLVPRLVTPIKHMKIMFGLQTLVIMWMLWNDQSTAKISDKIEHFFPESLPDYHKCSRRNMDLMQKNQEDFKAFAHVLARDRDVRETYIRDLMEEQYGERYAQKLEERLVHYLEELNKVLPQPTYIEQVLKQSHSYGTGEKILKKILSRDSASLATVLKRLLHCAVATNQSLDDSLSPSLSNTCEVQRDAEVVKASNGTQRSSQNNTKENRLSQTSEKEPLGSQGLWQKRNTETASPREKICGDGVIVTSTQLSDSETDQIDFSQSLLVGTHRQKKTQSEPEQKESETAFPEQVCSRHGKKMRSILQECSEELDGGVVQAECTPTSSQSTPPLLPYTPQPQASPNQHSLSSDPDSSTTNISLSFIRQVSLSPVSSKSPVAPSPSVLQQTSASKQLAGQILATVFFTEPSRTDEHNLKLSLESQTFLMQSKWLQPQVCLTRLSKEECARAMDSYRARDILEGEQEPEDDHQYMLFDVNTLYSDSYSEDSTDSDDPDYKPDSRKSKRKSR, from the exons ATGTTTCCTGCGTGCAGTGGCTCTTATCAGATGCTCTGCACTGAAATCAGCGGATCCCTGGACATCATGACAGTGTTAAAGACTGAAACTGCTGCTTTGGCTGGAATGAGTGAAAACTTGTGGTTGGAAAAAGCATGTGCTCACCTTATTCCTGCTTTACCATTATGGATCATTGAATATGCATGGACTAAACGGATGATGGAGGTCTTAGAAG CTCTAGGACCCCCATTATGGCTTGAAGGTGACTGGCATCTTCTGACCATTGAAGAGCATTGCAGAATCCGAGTGGGAGCAGCAGAGGTCTGGAGGATCGTGCAAGCCAGAGACATCAAGCACTTTGACAGAGTCACTGAGTTTTTGGATGTTACGTACACACTTGTGCCAAGACTAGTGACCCCCATCAAACACATGAAGATCATGTTTGGTCTGCAGACTCTG GTTATCATGTGGATGTTGTGGAATGACCAGAGCACTGCTAAAATCTCTGACAAGATTGAACACTTTTTCCCTGAAAGCCTTCCGGATTATCACAAATGT AGCCGCAGGAACATGGATCTCATGCAGAAAAACCAGGAAGATTTCAAGGCCTTTGCTCATGTTCTGGCCAGAGACAGGGATGTACGTGAGACTTACATTCGG GATTTAATGGAGGAGCAATATGGTGAACGCTATGCACAGAAACTGGAGGAGAGACTTGTACACTATTTGGAAGAGCTAAATAAAGTCCTGCCACAACCAACATATATTGAACAG GTACTGAAGCAGTCCCATTCATATGGGACAGGAGAGAAGAtcctaaaaaaaatactttcaaggGATAGTGCATCTCTAGCCACAGTTCTGAAGAGACTCTTGCATTGCG CTGTAGCAACAAATCAGAGCCTTGACGACAGTCTCTCACCATCACTTTCAAACACCTGTGAGGTACAAAGGGACGCTGAAGTTGTTAAAGCATCCAATGGCACCCAAAGGTCATCTCAGAACAACACAAAGGAGAATCGACTCTCACAAACCAGCGAAAAAGAACCGCTTGGTTCTCAGGGCTTGTGGCAGAAAAGAAACACAGAAACTGCTTCACCTCGGGAGAAGATTTGTGGTGATGGAGTAATTGTTACGTCCACGCAGTTGTCAGATTCTGAAACAGATCAGATTGACTTCAGCCAGTCTCTTCTGGTTGggacacacagacagaagaaAACTCAATCTGAACCAGAACAGAAGGAAAGTGAGACTGCCTTTCCAGAGCAGGTCTGCTCCAGACATGGCAAAAAAATGAGGAGCATCCTTCAGGAATGTTCTGAAGAGCTTGATGGAGGAGTCGTACAAGCAGAATGCACCCCGACATCAAGCCAGAGCACTCCACCTCTTCTCCCGTACACACCACAACCTCAAGCATCTCCAAACCAGCACTCGTTGTCCTCTGACCCAGATTCATCCACTACAAACATTTCACTGTCCTTCATCAGGCAGGTCAGTCTTTCACCAGTGTCTTCAAAGAGTCCTGTTGCTCCTTCACCTTCAGTTCTCCAGCAGACCTCAGCCTCAAAGCAACTTGCAGGACAGATTTTAGCTACCGTTTTCTTCACCGAACCAAGCAGAACTGATGAACACAATCTGAAACTGTCCTTAGAGAGTCAAACCTTCCTAATGCAGTCCAAGTGGCTTCAACCTCAAGTGTGCCTTACTAGACTAAGCAAGGAAGAATGTGCCAGAGCCATGGATTCATACAGAGCCCGTGACATTTTAGAAGGAGAGCAAGAACCTGAAGATGATCATCAATACATGTTATTTGATGTAAATACATTGTATTCTGATTCATACTCCGAAGACTCAACAGACTCTGATGACCCTGATTACAAGCCTGACTCGAGGAAATCAAAAAGAAAGTCCCGGTGA